aggccaatggcaactttgcaagagctacatgcttttatggccaagactggtcaaagtgtgcatgtgacaacaatatcccaagcactccacaaatctggcctgtatggtagggtggcaagaaggaagccattactcaagaaagcccaccttgaatcccgtatGCTAAAAAAAACTCagaagattctgtagccatgtggcaaatatttttggcctaaatgcaaagcattatgtttttaGCGCAAACCCAaaacagcacatcacccaaacaacatcatccctactgtgaaggTGTGCAAAGTTGTTAGAGActtatcccaacagactcacagctgtaattgctgccaaaggtgcttcaaccaagtattaactcagggggttggagacttatccaattatgatcttccagttttgtatttgtaatatatcatctttttctcaataaaaaaacttttttccccttaacagtgtggagtatggtgtgttgataagtggaaaaaatcctcatttaatatgtatgtatgtatgtacgtatattcaaaattcattcaaaagttgtgcatgctgatgcgctggggaggccaaatctagactgatcctcagagccagcattgcatgatataataaaaatatatgtttatataaagtagtgttaattagaattaatacagattcaaagatagaagtaaaaatgatgtcacaatatatagaacaccattacatcatgtaagaataaatcatggaatgaatgtaaacaataacaagtagtcgTCATGCCGTCAAAatcctataaatacctccaatgttttgattcaaacacaggctcccttgagaaagatatgtacaacatatcgaaatgttgggcagctggcactttgagctaatatatatatatattaggcctTTTCATGTAATTATGCCGGCCCTTATTCATGATGTTATTCATGTACTATTCATTACCCCTATCAGTTTCAtctgcattttcaaaactggcatTTATGTCTTTTCACTCGACCACAGAAAGCAAATGTATTGCCACATTTTGTACAGTGATGCAGCTTCTTTCcactgtgaattcgctggtgtctttttaggtatcctgacagactgaaactcttcccacatttagagcagtgatacggcttctctccagggtgaattcgctggtgttgttttaggcttcctaaccgactgaagctcttcccacacaaagagcagtgatatggcttctctccagtgtgaattctctcgtgtgtttttaggcttcctaactgactaaagctcttcccacagtcagagcagtgatgcggcttctctccagtgtgcaTTCGTTGGTGTTTTTTTAGGCTTTCTAACCgactgaagctctccccacagtcagtgcagtgatatggcttctttccagtgtgaattcgctggtgtctttttaggcctCGTAACAGACcaaatctcttcccacagtcaatGCACTGATGTGGCTTCTCTCCAgcgtgaatttgctggtgtgtttttaggtctCCTAACTCattgaagctcttcccacagtcagcacagtgatGCGGCTTGTCTccagtgtgagttcgctggtgtgattttaggtgtcctgactgactgaagctcttcccacagtcagtgcagtgatgcggcttctctccagtgtgaattctctggtgccTTTTTAGGTTTCCTAAATGGCTCAAGTTCTTCCCACATTCACTACATTGATGTGATATCTTTTTCTGGGATATGTTTTCTAAATCCTTAAACGACAAGTCAGTAGACTCTTCAATGTAGAAAGGCTCCAGTTTAGTCTCTCcctgtttaatgtggacaggctccagctcagtctcctcttctttaacatggacaggctcctgttcagtctcttctttaacatggacaggctccagttcagtctcttctttaatgtggacaagctgcagttcagtctcttcttccttaacatggacaggctccagttcagtctcttcttccttaacatggacaggctccagttcagtctcttctttaatgtggaaagactgcagttcagtctcttcttcctTAATGtagacaggctccagttcagtctcttgtttaatgtggacaggctgcaGTTCAggctcttcctctttaatgtggacaagcTGCAGTTCactctcttctttaatgtggacagactccagttcagtctcttctttaatgtggacagactccagttcagtctcttctttaatgtggacagactccagttcagtctcttctttaatgtggacagactccagttcagtctcttctttaatgtggagaGGAAACAATTCCAGACCCTcctcctcctgtttaatgtaaacagaaTCCATCTTTCCTCCTTGGCTTCCACCAAGATAAggcagtcctgaaaacagaaCATTAAATTAAGTATTGCTATCTATTCTCTACGTCACCTTCAGTATCAAGAAAGCATTTTATACACCAACCAAACAACCACAAAGCGATGATGAGGACAAATACTTTGTAACTGTCATTGGTGATTGTGACATTTAATAATGCATGTAATGGAATTAACCTAACTTTGAAATGggtagaattattttgttaacagaGCCCTAAATCCAACATCTGAGGTGCATcagaaataaaactgttaattgaCAAACGTTACATGCCACAAATCTAACTTGCTTGTGTTACAAACTAAGATCTTACAACATCTGTGACATTTACTGTTACTAATTAATTTAAAAGATATATTCACAACAAACAAAGCATTCCACACAATTACAATCCTGTCAAGTAGCATATTAGCTGTACAGTTACAATAAGACAATATAAGGAGAGTATCAAGcggttttaaaagataaaaaataaataaagagaaactTACTTCAGGTATTGTCAATAGGATCTGCAGCACGGCTCTAGTGCTCCAGTCGCTCACTCTGACCGTCTCGATTCTTCTCTCCAGAGCAAATAGGCAGCTCAAACAGATAACAACAGGTAATCTGTGTAGACTAGACTGCACTGCATATTTAAACCCCTCTCTTGCAGTTCCACGCACAAGAACACGCCCCCTCCCTGGGTGTCAGCTGCATGCTGTTAGCCTCTCTTTGTTCTCTTCGAGAGGGAGTCGCTGCCTTTCTCTGCTGGGGGAGCTGCAGTGAATGTGTCCTTTCTTCTCTTCAGGTGAGAGCTGTTTGCAGCCACCCCAAATCTGAAAGTGTTTGAATGTTAGTTTAGTTCAAAGAgaacagagatttattttttatttttataatgcatatattatTTGCTTCATATCAATTAAACGGATGTGTACAGTACTATGAGATTACAAGAATCCAGTTTAAGTTACTGTGAAAGAAGCCGTTCAAGgggaggggacaatttcaccccccaggtgacaaaggaagtgcaacactatctgaatgCAAGGCTTGTAAACCCATATGTATTTTAGCCttgtatcaaaataaaaatatgtggTTACTTTAAAAACACGTTTCTTTCAAGCAGCAATATTATGACGTTCCACAGCATGATCTTGGAATTGAGGTCTCCGTCGATGTTTTAATTtgtaccagcagaacagaacTAGTAAAGGCAACAAAGATACACATCATTgtaagtatatttaaaaatgatttcaaacaaacatattaaaaagGGTAGAAAACCAGTTTATATGCACATGGCTTTTTTTCTGGATTCTGGATTTCATATTTAATTCACAGTTAATAAAAAGTGACCAGTAGATAGCAGAagttatgcttttatttttttctatgcaGTCCACCAACTCAGTTTACTCATGTACATTAATAACACTGCTATTATATTTCCatggtgttgttttattttttatattataaactCACATAGTGATTTCTAATGCGAGTCATTTTCTAAGGCAATACATGCCCTTCTCCTCTAGTGTGGCAGAAATTCAAGGAGATGCACAATTTCATTAATCTTTATTAGAAATCTGTGGatattgtaatttatatatttatgtaggtTGTTTTAAACATAACTGGACCCACACGTTAAGGTGGGCAAGACTCCTCTTCAAATCATGCTTAGCAtaactgcagtaaaataaaacaaaacaaaatattagatATATTGGACTAACCTGGGTcgatataatgtttttttcaaagacaaagagagagagaattcaaaaacaactATGTCTAATAGGGCTGCTACAATTAAATCGTAAAATCGATTTTTCAAtagattccattcctcattatatacattgaGATAAATACTGGATAAATCGATTAAATAGTTACACTTTTGTAAcctgcatagttaataacattatttaagtttatcaatttAAATGCACcaaacgccctgccttgctatttataGTAATTTTGAAAAGACGAGCAGTGGGCTTGTTCTTCTTTTCCTGCTTAAGTgctaactagcatctgatttgctggtcccatcctgacTACCAGTGAATCAATTTTGAAAATGCTTCATAAGTACGCACCCTCTGTGTATTCAATGTGCGAAtcagaggggaggcatgccttgatttagtcttttcaaataacgaagacagaataactaaaactgaGGTCAgggagccattggcaaactcagaccacaacatttgaagtattttttaaaacccccaaaagtaatgactaaagctaaggtttacaattttagaaaagcaaactatgaaggtatgaaacagagactaacagaagtagatgggagtaaaatagagaaaacacccacagagaaaggatggctgttttttaaaaatgtagtactagaggcacaaaacaattacatcccaaaagtagacaaatctaaatctaaaacaaaatggccaaaatggtttaatagatcaattagaaaaaaatattcagcaaaaaaaggcactttacaaagcatttaaaaaggaccaaaaacaaagtacacagaaagagtacttggaactgcaaacataagtcaaaaaggaagttagaaaggccatgagagagatagaaatcaatattgctaaaagGGCTCAAACTAATTCCAAAAtgtgtttccaatattataaaagcAAGAGAACAttgaaagaggaggttaaatgtctaagagacacaaatggcaaaatcatagatgaagaaaaaaaaactcaaagtactcaaagaaatgaaagaatttatttacaaaccgctaaccaagatcatgcaacagtctcttgagtcaggggttgtaccgacagactggaaaatagcaaacgtaataccgatccacaaaaagggagacaaagccgaaccaggtaactacagaccaaaaagcctgatttctattatatgtaaacttatgtaaactataataagatctaaaatggaaaattacctatatggtaacaatatcctgggagacagtctgcacggctttaggaaagggagatcgtgtctaactatcctgcttgacttttttgaggatgcaacattgacattggataattgcaaagcatacaacatggtttatttagatttccataaagcttttgacaaagtcccgcataaaagatcaattctcaaactgaatgcaggagggattcaaggaaatgcattagggtgtggttaacatgtagaaaacagaaagtactgattagaggagaaacctcaaaatggagtgaggtaatcagtggtgtaccacagggatcagtattaggtcctctgctattcctaatctacattaattatttagattctggtatagtaagcaaacttgttaaatttgcagacgacacaaaaataggagtggcaaactgttgcagcagcaaaggtcattcaaaatgatctagacagcattcaaaattgggcagacacatggcaaatgaaatttaatagagaaaagtgtaaagtattgcatgcgggcagtaaaaatgtgcattataaatattatatgggagatagtgaaatttgaagaagggaactatgaaaaagacctaggagtttatgttgactcagaaatgtcttcatctagacaatgtggggaagctataaaaaagaccaacaagatgctcggatatattgtgagaagtgttgaatttaaatcaagggaagtaatgttaaaactttataatgcattagtaagacctcacctagaatatcatgctcagttctggtcacctcattacaaaaaggatattactgctctagaaagagtgcaaagaagagcaaccagaattatcccgggtttaaaaggcatgttgtatgcagacaggctaaaagaattgaatctattcagtcttgaacaaagaagactatgcggcgatctgattcaaacattccaaatcctaaaaggtatagacaatgttgacccaagggacttttttgacctgaaaaaataaacaaggaccgggggtcacaaatggagattagataaaggggcattcagaacagaaaatagggggcacttttttacacagagggtctggaaccaactccccagtaatgttgttgaagctgacaccctgggatccttcaagaagctgcttgatgagattctgggatcaataagctactaacaaccaaacgagcaagatgggctgaatggcctcctcttgtttgtaaacattcttatgttcttatcccttTGAATACATAAAGCACGATTTTAAATGGAAGTAGTTCTTTTCCCCAATATTAATTAAAAGAATGaatacatgtaaataaattgtgtaGTTTGTAAtgtaccagtacacttttacacaaatcgtttgttttggaaaaaaaaaaatgtccatgatatCTATATAATTTGTCATTCAGAAgtggatatattatatatacacacacacacacacacacacacacacagagatttcCTGTTTGTGGCACCGATCCTTAACAGTAAAAATGTATTCTAATAACAATGTCATAGAAATATGTGCATTTGATAGAATCAGTCAATATTTAATTTTAGATTAGATTCTGTAACGTGTagctgtttttttgtaaatattattattggttttgttctttgatataatataatgcatatatatatatatatatatatatatatatatatatatatatatatattatttttttttaaaaagtgtattttattcactttgtgcccacagggccagcacaggtacatctcaatagcgcagtaacaaagagagacatttactaagatacaaataatattacacatacatttaaaaaagaccaaATAATATCTTAAGATAGTTAACTTTACATTGTTTTAGTTAATCAACTAAtacccataaattaaccaataaaATATGTAATTGAGTGACcgccctaatttcaatatatacttggTGTGTacggtgtttttttgtttttttttaacttagtagtttagtctttgcgatgttaaaacgttGTTTGCTTATTTGGTGGTTCTTTGTTTTGACAACACGCAGACTGCAACTGGGGggatgtgaataaaaacaaacgcgctgacacagccacgccgcttcacaaatacaacacacacacacacaaaaacaacgcgctcctaccacactacaacccggacctttcaaaataatacaatataacagcgctctgtagtttataaacacattgtagagctccatgcagactctctcacctcctctctgctctccctcagtgtctgaacgggtaaaacaacgcgctcctaccacactacaacccggacctttcaaaataatacaatataacagcgctctgtagtttataaacacattgtagagctccatgcagactctctcacctcctctctgctctccctcagtgtctgaacggataaaacaacgcgctcctaccacactacaacccggacctttcaaaataatacaatataacagcgctctgtagtttataaacacattgtagagctccatgcagactctctcacctcctctctgctctctgaaCGGGTCTGTCTGCCACAgaacgaggaatataccaatcacaaaataccAACCGATCAGCGCGGTTTAACAATTCAACTAATATGGACCGCAAAGGGAATTGTGATACCGGGgatctttaaataaaacattactgaCTTTCAGTGTTAACATCGTAAACGAGCTGTTTGTAGCTCATATAGTTTTTCGAGCGAATACAGTTTTAATTCAGGTAACCCCCTGCGTCCCATTTTGGTGTTGGTGTAGCCCTATATCAAATGTCGTTGCACATATTTTAGAGGAAGGCGGTGGTTAAATCGACAGGAAAAGGCGGGCTCTCTATAATCCGAGCGATTGGCTGATATTCGCGTCAGTCTAGGGGTTGTGGGTTTGTCTGTGGTCTGTGCAGGAATTGAAATCGCTGTGTGAATCTCAGTTTCCGCGGCATAGATTGTGCTTgtatttttctaaaaccaaaggGGTTTAAAGAGGAAGGAAAGAAAACGTCAaggaagaaaatgaaaacaagaaaCCGAAACAAGGGGACGGCGAGACGCTCCACCCGTAACAATGAAGCAGGTAATATGAATTAGGAGGGGAAGCGGGAGAAACAATCGGGCCGGGGGTTAGAAAAGAGGCGTTTCAATGACTATTTGATTAGTTATATTTGTCTTCAAAGAACAAGAACTAGGGCTTAATGTCTGTGTTCTGAGATACATTTTTCTGGTGAATGATGCGCTgttttatttagggtttatttagAGCAATCTCTGTTTATTAGAGAAATAAGTTTCACCGGCCTTTTTGTAATttggctgcttttttaaaaaaaacaaacaaacaacaaaaaaaaacatgaattcgtttctgatttaaaaaaattacagcaCCCAAAccttatttatgtaatttgatacattctaaatcaacaaacaaaaatgatattCTTCGTTTTGGCTACAGACTGCTGCGTCCTATTTTGAGTCCCGTTATCAGAGCTGTGTATTTTCACACTGGCTAAGAAGCTCACACATACAGATGATGAAACCACGTTATCagtgtggggagggggaggggggaaatatttttaggcttttatatcCAGGCGTCATAGTCATATGAAgggctgtatttgcagaattaatAGCTGCGGCTCACAAAATATTAAAAGTATCATAATATAGGTTAAAACGAAAAAATAAAACGGGTAGAGGCGAGTTAAAAATGGTCCAAAAGTTATTTTAATGGGTGAGATGGCCGTGAGAGCTCGAGTTACGCTCTTGCTGAGCCGCTCAGACCGCTCCTAATAGGGCTGCTGATTTTCCATTCTCGGGAAAGGCAAATaacgtttttcaaaatgaccaattcctttttttccaatttattaataattaacaatgtaatttgaacagaaataactttttttttattaaatatgtttaattcattttttaagtcCCTGAGACTGTAGTTTCCAGGAAAAGGTCTTAAAGCAGTCcattaataatgtactgtaggtcagtcaataaacaaaggtgttttgaaaaaacagcttattgctggcattacaatatacagaatagtcaaacgaggggcattattacaaaaatatacaattttcataaaattacaaattttaaatacaatgttcaggacacttatctctcccatctgtagtgtcatctgcaacaacgcagactggtttatgctgtacttgctgtaaagctgcttgcatgtgtttctcatATACCCTGGACAGGTAGAGTTGCTTTAGTTAGAGCAGggctcaatttttttttattttaagggggtcagattggaaaaaagttaggaaTAGGCaggccagagtattttactctgcacatctttaagcaataataaatattacataacttaatgttcatatactgaacaagacttacacatttgaccatatgaatagtactttaataatagaacagtgtgagaatttaacggagtatcattacaaacattttaaaatgtatgcgaGTAGAATAACTGTCAAGAAGTGATCAGCGCTTCTAACTACCAtgccctctggatacgtatttccaaaagATCCTTGTTTGGTTTCgaaatgccttttcatattgtattccttaactactgacacacattcattgcacaataaacacattagcTTTGCGTTCGGTACAGTTGAATCTATAATTGtcaccattttctgttcttactGCAGTAGTTAGAGTAGAGAAagccatgttatagcaacactaggaaaaaaaaatggtcatttccttttttttttttttttttttaaggtaattttcacttttctgtatatggctgacaccctgggatctttcaagaagctgcttgatgagattctgggatcaataagctactaacaactaatcCAAAATGattccacagaatagaactcacaaaacagcaagttgcattttttaagcaactcgactcacacagcacacaggcagcacCGCAACTGAGACATAGGAGATCTCATTCTACGCAGATTCTGTCCACAATCTGACCAACTCTtggaagatcattggctaaattggtcaggttctgcacagaatctgcgcagaatgatctccatgaacgcacccaTATAGTTAATCAGCGTAACGCCCACAAAACCACCGGTTTTCTCgttatccaatgatccaaataaacatacaaaaacgtcATCCCTGAGCTTCtaggtagtgtagttttcaaagcaatccattttGTAGGAGAATAACAATGGTAAAAGACTGtttgcacagtgttttttttattcatgtattactagtagtattaatattattattagttttcagATTAGTCCTGCAATGTCGGTagtaaacacagccagatatgaggttcagtccaagcAGAGCACCAAACTCAGCGAGGTACAGGGGTTGGAAGACAGTGACTTCACACAGGGCCATTTCATCTACCATAACCTCAGAAATACAAACAAGAAAATAGTTATTATTTGCCATTTTAAAAGTGGCTCAGCGCTCTCTTGTAGCAGAACGTTAAGTGATTTTAAATCAGCTtggtgtgctttctgagcgttctCCCTGAGCAGCTCACTCACTTAACGCGCccactgtaattattattattatttatttattagcagatgcccttatccagggcgacttagtcgtaaacaaaaatacatttcaagaatcccagtacaagtaataatacaattaagagcaagataaatacaattactTTGGTTTTAGCAattacaagtgtgacaaaatacgattcaataatggagcagataagtgtcagtgatagttacatcaggatataatttaaatacaaaatactacagattaaataacacttgacagattacagtacttgagagtacaggattaaatgcagtaaaatagggggcagataagacaagtaaagcgcatttaaggaagagtgataagtgtccagagggaaaaaaagaggagttctacaggagCTGCCTGAAgaagtgagtcttgaggaggcgccggaaggtggtcagggactgggcagtcctgacatctgtaggaaggtcattccaccactgcggggcaagggtggagaaggagcgggctctggaggcaggggagcgtagaggaggtagagccagtcttctagtgcaggaggagcggagaggtcaagtgggggtgtagggagagatgagggtctgaaggtagctgggtgcagtctggtcaaggcatctgtaggctcatacaagagtcttgaactggatgcgagcggtgatcgggagccagtggaatgagcggagcagtggagttgcgtgggagaagcgaggcagagagaacacatGCATCTCGCTGTAGTATCGGTGCTCGTGTAACTATACACAGCGGTATCTGGTAGTACACAGTACTGTAATGTATGTGGTTTAATAGGGGTTTTTTCTCTCCATATTCTCAGGTTTCTCTGTAAAGAGGGATAgtgactaaaaacaaaaaaacattatctgCAAGAATTATACTTGATGTGTCAATCAAAAAACaagtgtaaataaaatgaatggaatTTATAACCATTAAATAAGAAACCTTTCCGTTGACTTAATGACAATTATTTAATTCAaattttataatcatttttgttttagactctTAATTGTTATATTTTTACAAACTATCATTATCAGTTTTTCAAATGTTACCATTAAACCACTTTTTagtctttttttgtttcattctttTATCAGACTGTTTATTTAAAGGGTTCATTGTTCTTTTTGTGTGaagcctttcatcacaaggatcccaaagcacgTGGTATAAATGTGAATTATATCATTTCATAAACATCTCGACTAATATTGGGggccctatttacaaaactttttgttttaaagatgtttgtttttgtaaagtaccGTATTACTTTTAATTAACGcggcagcatttattttaaattcctaAAACAGCTGCAGCCGCTTATTCAAGGGTGGTGTTAATTAGAAGGTCTATACATTTAGAAAGGCGCAAATGTTTATTGTGGTATTTGAGGGAGGTGTATGTTTCTGTGGATGcaactgaaagctgttgagctcaCAGATCAGTGTTTAACTAGGTGAGGGAAATAACAACGTGAGAGAAATGTCAATTCAGCTCTGAGGAGGTgggtttattttccttttcttttcttacagcagtttGTAAGAGTCGCAGGGCTGAACTCTTTAATATACAGTGAGTTTCATTCTCTTCAACCAGCAAGACATTGAAACACTCGCGGTCTCCTGATCCAGACAGGTCTTCATGAGGAAGAGGAGTTGATCCCGTGGCTATCCCCTAAATAGCAACGCTACAGTGACAGCTACCCTAGCTTCTGAACACCACACCCCCCACTCTCTGAACTTCCTGTCTGGATCAGGATTCTGcatacaaccaaaacagaaatgcatttaagaaactcAAATAATAATCATAGAGCTC
This genomic stretch from Acipenser ruthenus chromosome 48, fAciRut3.2 maternal haplotype, whole genome shotgun sequence harbors:
- the LOC131721209 gene encoding zinc finger protein 879-like, with protein sequence MDSVYIKQEEEGLELFPLHIKEETELESVHIKEETELESVHIKEETELESVHIKEETELESVHIKEESELQLVHIKEEEPELQPVHIKQETELEPVYIKEEETELQSFHIKEETELEPVHVKEEETELEPVHVKEEETELQLVHIKEETELEPVHVKEETEQEPVHVKEEETELEPVHIKQGETKLEPFYIEESTDLSFKDLENISQKKISHQCSECGKNLSHLGNLKRHQRIHTGEKPHHCTDCGKSFSQSGHLKSHQRTHTGDKPHHCADCGKSFNELGDLKTHQQIHAGEKPHQCIDCGKRFGLLRGLKRHQRIHTGKKPYHCTDCGESFSRLESLKKHQRMHTGEKPHHCSDCGKSFSQLGSLKTHERIHTGEKPYHCSLCGKSFSRLGSLKQHQRIHPGEKPYHCSKCGKSFSLSGYLKRHQRIHSGKKLHHCTKCGNTFAFCGRVKRHKCQF